Proteins from a genomic interval of Streptomyces sp. NBC_01445:
- a CDS encoding TetR family transcriptional regulator C-terminal domain-containing protein, producing the protein MARASKREEIAQAALEQFRTRGFNATGISDITSAAGAPKGSFYNHFASKEESALEALSRYAAGLRFDMLDTPGSPALERLRAHFEFLGADTVDSGFARGCLVGNLGAEVADHSEGIRSAVQGGFQLWATHIRQVLTEAKEAGELNAALDVEEAALFILSAWEGTLIAARADKSSTPLDAFFRMVFDVLLR; encoded by the coding sequence ATGGCACGCGCGTCCAAGCGCGAGGAGATCGCGCAGGCAGCCCTGGAGCAGTTCCGCACGCGGGGCTTCAATGCCACGGGCATCAGCGACATCACCTCGGCGGCGGGGGCTCCCAAGGGCTCCTTCTACAACCATTTCGCCAGCAAGGAGGAGAGCGCCCTCGAGGCACTGAGCCGCTACGCCGCCGGATTGCGGTTCGACATGCTCGACACCCCGGGAAGCCCTGCGCTGGAACGGCTTCGGGCGCACTTCGAGTTCTTGGGCGCAGACACGGTCGACAGCGGCTTCGCCCGCGGATGTCTGGTGGGCAACCTCGGCGCCGAGGTGGCGGACCACTCCGAGGGGATCCGCTCCGCCGTCCAGGGCGGCTTCCAGCTGTGGGCCACGCACATCCGGCAGGTCCTCACCGAAGCCAAGGAAGCAGGAGAGCTGAATGCCGCTCTCGACGTCGAAGAGGCCGCGCTGTTCATCCTCAGCGCCTGGGAGGGCACGCTGATCGCGGCCCGAGCCGACAAGTCCTCCACCCCCTTGGACGCCTTTTTCCGCATGGTCTTCGACGTCCTCCTGCGCTGA
- a CDS encoding FCD domain-containing protein — translation MSPNWISARPTTVQSSYAALSAADMDFHQALVEESGSPRLQRIAQTLFVETRMCLSALTEDHPDPDALVEEHAGLIEALRDQEESRLLALLDDHMQDAVHRLTGPDRAPESATADAAAG, via the coding sequence GTGTCGCCGAACTGGATCAGCGCCCGCCCGACGACGGTGCAGTCCTCCTACGCGGCCTTGAGCGCGGCCGACATGGACTTCCACCAGGCTCTCGTCGAGGAGTCCGGCAGTCCGCGCCTGCAGCGGATCGCGCAAACCCTCTTCGTGGAGACCCGGATGTGTCTGTCGGCCCTCACCGAGGACCACCCGGACCCCGACGCCCTGGTCGAAGAGCATGCGGGCCTCATCGAGGCACTCCGCGACCAGGAGGAGTCCCGGCTCCTCGCACTGCTCGACGACCACATGCAGGACGCGGTCCACCGCCTGACGGGCCCGGACCGGGCGCCGGAATCCGCCACCGCGGACGCGGCGGCAGGCTGA
- a CDS encoding alcohol dehydrogenase catalytic domain-containing protein produces the protein MSTYRAFEATGVHQLRLVERELVDPEPGHVRLRVETCGVCHSDVLAVEGLRPDPSLPVVPGHEIVGVIDAVGVGVTAWRPGDRVGVGFLNGHCWQCEPCRRGDFVNCLKQEQTGTTVDGGYAEVTYARASGLVRIPDGMPAVEAAPLLCAGLTTLTALQQAPTRAGALVAVQGIGGLGHLALQYARGLGYRVAAIARGQEKETLARELGAHEYIDSTGTDPGTALADLGGASLIVATASSGTSMNPLVRGLAPGGSLVVVGAAPDPLTVATADLIFGTRRIVGSLTGSSIQNEDNLAFTLAHGIRPSTETMPFTHAMDAYERMLSGKARFRVVLDMTA, from the coding sequence ATGTCCACGTACCGAGCATTCGAGGCCACAGGCGTCCACCAGCTCCGGCTCGTCGAGCGCGAGCTGGTCGATCCAGAGCCCGGGCACGTCCGGCTCAGGGTGGAGACGTGCGGTGTCTGCCACTCCGACGTGCTGGCCGTGGAGGGGCTGCGCCCCGACCCGTCACTCCCTGTCGTTCCCGGCCACGAGATCGTCGGTGTGATCGATGCCGTGGGCGTGGGTGTAACCGCCTGGCGGCCAGGCGACCGCGTCGGCGTCGGCTTCCTGAACGGGCACTGCTGGCAGTGCGAACCGTGCCGCCGGGGCGACTTCGTCAACTGCCTGAAGCAGGAACAGACCGGCACGACCGTCGACGGCGGATACGCGGAGGTGACCTACGCCCGCGCGAGCGGCCTGGTGCGCATCCCCGACGGCATGCCGGCCGTCGAGGCGGCCCCGCTGCTGTGTGCCGGACTGACCACCCTCACCGCGCTCCAGCAGGCCCCCACCCGCGCGGGCGCCCTGGTCGCCGTGCAGGGAATCGGCGGGCTGGGTCACCTCGCCCTGCAGTACGCACGCGGCCTCGGATACCGGGTGGCCGCCATCGCCCGCGGCCAGGAAAAGGAGACCCTCGCCAGGGAATTGGGCGCCCACGAGTACATCGACAGCACCGGCACCGACCCCGGCACGGCGCTGGCCGACCTGGGCGGCGCATCGCTCATCGTCGCCACCGCATCCAGCGGTACGTCCATGAACCCACTGGTCCGCGGACTGGCCCCGGGCGGCAGCCTGGTCGTGGTCGGCGCCGCCCCCGACCCGCTGACGGTCGCCACGGCCGACCTGATCTTCGGTACCCGCCGCATCGTCGGCAGCCTGACCGGATCATCGATCCAGAACGAGGACAACCTCGCCTTCACCCTCGCCCACGGCATCCGCCCCTCCACCGAGACCATGCCCTTCACCCACGCCATGGACGCCTACGAGCGGATGCTCTCGGGCAAGGCACGCTTCCGTGTCGTCCTGGACATGACTGCCTGA
- a CDS encoding integrase core domain-containing protein, with protein MKIPPCCPQANAYAERFVHTVRSEVTDRMLIFGQRHLRTVLDEYAQRYNGRRPHRGQQLHPPRADHPPPTSPTRGSSAVQSSADSSTSTKGQPRSAGQHDDPVLEPHRVGRGDGSWMRGTCGTGSRPT; from the coding sequence GTGAAGATCCCTCCGTGTTGTCCGCAAGCGAATGCGTACGCGGAGCGGTTCGTGCACACCGTCCGCTCGGAGGTCACCGACCGGATGCTCATCTTCGGTCAGCGCCACCTGCGCACCGTGCTGGACGAGTACGCCCAGCGCTACAACGGGCGAAGACCGCACCGCGGACAACAGCTGCACCCGCCGCGGGCCGACCACCCACCGCCGACCTCACCCACGAGAGGATCAAGCGCCGTCCAGTCCTCGGCGGACTCATCAACGAGTACGAAAGGGCAGCCCAGATCTGCAGGTCAGCACGACGACCCTGTTCTGGAACCCCACAGGGTGGGGAGAGGCGACGGCTCCTGGATGCGGGGGACCTGCGGGACGGGTTCCCGGCCGACTTGA
- a CDS encoding RNA-guided endonuclease InsQ/TnpB family protein has protein sequence MGELVWEKRQLGHRARLALTPAQVRLMDDQAHAARAMWNQLHDLWQMTPKCQRALTRMDQALRQARKEIDWYAVLPAQAAQAVLKTYFQAWRNCWDGRADEPNFKARFRTALSVDIPQGRDLQIKRVHRRWGMVNIPKVGRVRFRWTKDLPVGKHANKENRITGARLVKDGLGRHIAFRVQTLEVKPEPHTGLEVGIDAGVNLPLALSDGSHQDHGRPPRLPDGTADRDKWLNPDEKARLLRLEQRAAHRKSFRKPKERSSNRLHATYDQIKQLRARATRRAIDWQHKTTTAIAKQYGTVVVEQLQITNMVKSAKGTIENPGKNVAQKSGLNRSISQEAWGRTVTLLTYKTARNGGTLVKVPAPNTSLRCSACGFITPGSREDQATFVCKNPDCGWSANADWNAARNVLHLYRIGLVTIPAAGRAVVRRTRGAKPAAAR, from the coding sequence ATGGGCGAACTCGTGTGGGAGAAGCGGCAGTTGGGGCATCGCGCCCGGCTGGCGCTGACGCCTGCACAGGTCCGGCTCATGGATGACCAGGCGCACGCGGCACGCGCGATGTGGAATCAGCTCCACGACCTGTGGCAGATGACGCCGAAGTGTCAGCGCGCTCTGACGCGCATGGATCAGGCGTTGCGGCAGGCCCGCAAGGAGATCGACTGGTACGCGGTGCTGCCCGCGCAGGCCGCGCAGGCGGTCCTCAAGACGTACTTCCAGGCGTGGCGGAACTGCTGGGACGGGCGTGCGGACGAGCCGAACTTCAAGGCCCGCTTCCGCACGGCATTGTCGGTGGACATCCCGCAGGGCCGGGACTTGCAGATCAAGCGAGTACACCGACGGTGGGGCATGGTCAACATCCCCAAGGTGGGCCGTGTCCGGTTCCGCTGGACCAAGGACCTCCCGGTCGGCAAGCACGCCAACAAGGAGAACCGGATCACCGGGGCACGGCTGGTCAAAGACGGGCTCGGCCGGCACATCGCCTTCCGCGTCCAGACTCTTGAGGTCAAGCCCGAACCGCACACCGGACTGGAGGTCGGTATCGACGCCGGGGTGAACCTGCCCCTCGCGCTGTCCGACGGCAGCCACCAGGACCACGGACGGCCGCCCCGGCTCCCGGACGGCACCGCCGACCGGGACAAGTGGCTGAACCCGGACGAGAAAGCCAGACTGCTTCGCCTGGAACAGCGCGCCGCGCACCGCAAGAGCTTCCGCAAGCCGAAAGAGCGCAGCTCCAACCGGCTGCACGCCACCTACGACCAGATCAAGCAGCTCCGCGCAAGAGCCACGCGCCGAGCAATCGACTGGCAGCACAAGACCACCACCGCCATCGCCAAGCAGTACGGCACGGTCGTGGTGGAGCAGTTGCAGATCACGAACATGGTCAAGTCCGCCAAGGGAACCATCGAGAACCCGGGGAAGAACGTCGCGCAGAAGTCCGGCCTGAACCGTTCCATCAGCCAAGAGGCGTGGGGCCGCACCGTGACACTGCTGACGTACAAAACCGCCCGAAACGGCGGAACCCTGGTCAAGGTACCCGCCCCGAACACCTCCCTGCGCTGCTCCGCGTGCGGATTCATCACGCCCGGCAGCCGCGAAGACCAGGCCACGTTCGTATGCAAGAACCCGGACTGCGGATGGTCGGCGAATGCCGACTGGAACGCGGCCCGGAACGTCTTGCACCTGTACCGGATCGGCCTCGTGACGATCCCGGCTGCCGGGAGGGCAGTCGTCAGGCGCACCCGTGGCGCCAAGCCCGCTGCCGCAAGGTAA
- the tnpA gene encoding IS200/IS605 family transposase, whose translation MSPRWNPNPDVRTGRHVVYNLHVHLVFVTKYRRKALTDAMLTRTEEIMRDVCTDFEAELKQFNGEQDHVHLLVHYPPKVQLSKLVNSLKGVSSRRLRQEYDSHVRRYLWGGHFWSGSYFAGSCGGAPLTVVKQYIENQQRPIG comes from the coding sequence ATGTCACCACGATGGAACCCGAATCCTGACGTACGCACCGGCCGTCACGTCGTCTATAACCTTCACGTCCACTTGGTATTCGTCACCAAGTATCGGCGTAAGGCACTCACCGACGCCATGCTGACGCGCACCGAGGAGATCATGCGCGACGTCTGCACCGACTTCGAGGCCGAACTCAAGCAGTTCAACGGCGAGCAGGACCATGTGCATCTGCTCGTGCACTATCCGCCCAAGGTCCAGCTCTCCAAACTGGTCAACTCCCTCAAGGGCGTCAGCTCCCGCAGGCTCCGCCAGGAATACGACAGCCACGTCCGCCGCTACCTGTGGGGCGGACACTTCTGGTCCGGCTCCTACTTCGCCGGATCCTGCGGCGGCGCACCGCTGACCGTCGTCAAGCAGTACATCGAAAACCAGCAACGCCCCATCGGCTGA